ATCAAAGGCCCTACTACAAAGTTGCAGGATGCAGCGCGTTGACAAATTGTGCGGTGACTGCATGAGTGTGACCTCAGTTTTTATGCTGAAATGTGAAGAGTGACAAGAATTTGCTATCCAAGGATATCTTGTTACATTATTTGCATTGTGCAAAGATCTTTTCACACGATACGTTTTTTGAGTCAACACCACAGGTCTACACATATACTCTAGAATTTCAGTCTGACAAAAGCACTTAGAAGCTAAAGGATCACTTTTGGTCTTATTgaatagtgtaaaaaaaactttacttgtAAAGAGTATTTAGCAGTGTATCATTTTTCACAATCACCccatttcacatttttattacaaACAAGGTTCTTCTACAAACAAGGTTCTTCATTGAACCAAAAGTGATTCTTCAGCTTCTGAGTGCTTTCTACAGAGTGGTTCATCAACCACAGAGGTCTACAAATCTGGACCCTGAATCCATTCTCCAGTCCTGGACTTTGTCATTCTTGGTAGGTGTGACACTATATGTCCAATCAGTTGGAATAACTGTTACCTTAACTTTTAGCAAGAACAAAATCCAGGATTGGAAACAGAATTCAGAGTCCATTACTCAAGCATCATTTTAAGAACCTCTATTTTTAAGAGAGGGTTCCTGATGTGGTTACAGGCACTTCGAAGGACTGACGGTTGCAACGGCTTCGCAGCGTTAACCAGTTTGTGTCTCTTTTGTGGGCTGGATTACAGGCCTCTACTCGCTGCTCGTGTAGGGGTAAGCTACCTTTTGTGGGTGGTAAACCCCAAACACAGGGCAGGCGGTTTAAAGCCGCTTGCGTTGGGATTTTTGTGTTACCCCCTTCCCCAGACTGCTGACATCAACACCAGCTTCCAGCAGACAGACATCATATCCCAAAGCCCCCCGTACTCCCAGAGCCCATCTTCAGCAAACTGCCAGCTCAGGCATCTCAGTTGTCCAGAAACCAAAAGCCTCAGAAAGACACTTTGGGCAGTCTTCTTAAGTTCTTGACTTCTCTGGCTGCATCCAATGATCTTGTTGCTGGTCATCCaacatccagccatccatccagaAGGAAAATCTACAGTGTGTATAAAAAGCTCCTGTACGCTCAATGGAGTTGATACAATGGAcagtgggtgtagaaacaaggaggtagtTTTAATGAAGTGGCCGGTCGGTGTAGAAATAGTGGCCACGTACTGACACTACAAAGAAAGGATGGCGTTTTAGCATGAAGAAAATGCTATGTTAACAGGAACTAACCTAACCACTAATGGAAACTACAAAAAGTATCCTATTAAAACAATCAGAGTATTTTTGGATTGTTTATAAATATTCTTAATTTTGTCATAAAAACAAATATCTCGAATTTGATCCATATCAGccataaatatacattaaatcaggTGTATTTTGGACTGTTCTTAAACATTCTTATTTTTTAACGGAAAAAAATTGCTCAAATATtggattttacatttatatatacattaatatatacatttttttaattaaaagttacaaTCAAGGCAAGACATGAAGCTATAGCCTTACGTTTGTGTGGATTTTTCCACACttcctaaacatttttttaatattaataaatacctCAGATCATTTGCAAACTGTCTGTGCAAGTGCATAACATCCAATAACATCCAAATAGgatataaaaacacaattattttttaCAGAAATTGCAAAATACGTAGGACTCTAGCCTTTTTGGACCATTcctaaatattcatattttattttttatgaaaaaaatactCAAGGCTATTGCCTATTTTTAGaccattgtttatttaaaaaaaaaaaatctaaaagcctGTTTTGGAGGCATTGTATCCAATAATATGTAAGCCATTAAACTTCATAGAGTATATTTGGACTCCACAAGAAACCGAAAAGAGCAGACCTGAATGGTATGTGTGAtcctttatttattcatatacgttaatctaaagtataaaacatattgtgtatggtataacactttatttattgcGTGATTCTATACATGTTCCTTCAGTATTTAGCAAACTAATGAAAGagcagtgtccaaacttttgactggtactgtatgtccgTTTTGCCCACGTGccttttctcctctcctctctgtaTCGCTCCCTCTGCTGGATGAAGGAGGACTCAGCATGTGTTGTAAAGTCCAGCGCCTGGGCGACCTCTGGTGGCTGTTAGTTTTAGTgtaatcagctaataaacagtcgcAGGACTGCTCTTAAAATCCAGATCAGTAGATgtaactgattggctgtctgacCAGAAATCCAGGAGTTAAACCCCTAGAAATATTAACAGCAAGGATGAAAGAAAGTGATACTATGATCAGATTTGGTCCACATTACTGACGTCATCCTTtgcagacatttttcattttatttttaatgctctTTCCTGTTCTAAATAATGTTTGCCCAACAGGTTTCGCCCTGATGATGCTACATTTtatatgcgcacacacacattatCTTGGGGGCTAAAAACCAAAATTTTGCTGCTGTACAACCTGCCAAaagacatatttattttattagaattGGAAATAATATAACACAACTACAAAAAAGGTTCTAGTTTTAAATCAAATTcaaaatagcaaaacaacaaAGGGCTATAGCCTTAATTTTATGTGAACTTGATcacaaatattctttttttttatataaaacattaaagcaAATCAATTGGGAAATGCCGCTGCATGGTATATTATTCCTAGCACTATCcacataagatataaaaaaacacttatatttcTCCCAAATCATTAAATTAATAAGGATTTTTGGACTATTtctaaatattcttatttttttatgaaaaataactgaaatcagtTGGAAAATGCCTCTGAATGGTATACTATACCCAATATTATCCACataagataaaatatttttttacacaaatcatgaattcacaaatcatgaaatcatGGATTTTTGGACTATTcctaaatattctttttttttttttaataactgaatTAGTGCCTCAGCATTTTACCCAATGTTATCCACATAAGAtatattaaaatcttaaaattctCAAATCATGAAATTACATGAGGCTATAAATAGCCTTACGTTTATGTGGATTTTTGGACTCTTcctaaatattcttatttttaataaaaaataactgaatCAGTTGGCAAACAACTCTGCATGGTGTATTATACCCAATATTATCCACATAACATGTAAAATCATGGAATTACATATAGTCTTACATTTATAAGGATATTTGGATTGTtggatttttaaataaaaaaacactgaatcagTCTCTGCATGGTGTATGATACCCAATATTATCcacataagatataaaaaaactAGGCTATAGCCTTAAGattatgtgtttttatgtaaaatatctgaaattacttaaaaatcatTTGGAAAATGCCTCTGCAGGGTGTATTATAACCAATGTAATCCATGGAGGATTAAAAAAgaacttttaattttttacacaaaTCATGAAATCACATAAGGCTATATAACCTTACGTTTATGTGAATTTTTGGACCATTCTTAAACATTCAAATTTTTTGAATCATTTGGAAGTTTGTACATGGTGCATTACAACCAATAACatccaaacaggccacagacctTCTATTTTTTACTAAAATCACCCGATTGTGGTTCATGTGGATTTTTGGCCTATTATCTATTTGGAATTAGTTAGAAAATATCTCTTCATACTGCATTACATTCCGGTGCAGCAAAATTTGCAATTAGATAAGCTTTTGAGCAATTCAAAAATATTacttttatgaaaaataataaaaatctgttGAAATAAACGCCTGTGCATGATGTATCCAATATCATCCACGTAAGCCATAAAACTCAATAATGTTTGCAAACTCCCTAAAAAACAGGAAGGTTCAGACATGAATGGGGTGTGTTTTTGTTTAGATTTACCCATTcttacatacagctctagaaaaatgtAGAGACCCCTTCAGGTTCTTGatcaatttatctgattttgattgttgttttattctataaatttgTGACATTTTcccaaataaaaatgaaaagagaaatggctgaaataagaaaaaagatgcagagctttcagacatcaaataaaacaaattcatatttataaagttttaagagttcagaaatcaatatttggtggaataaccctgttttttttatcacagttttcatgcattttggcgtgttctcctcaaccagtcttacacactgcttttgaataactttatgcctttactcctggtgcaaaggttcgagcagttcagtttggtttgatggcttgtgatcatccatcttcctcttgattttattccaaaggttttcaatttggtaaaatcaaagaaactcatttttaaaaatgttaagtggtctaattttttccagagctgtattttatgttttctacataatttcaTGTATCCTTCTAGAGACTTtaatatctaaaaataaaaaaaaatacactgaatggGAAGgaatgtccaaacgtttgactggtactgtatgtgcatTTTGCACACGTGCCTTTTCTCCTGTCCTCTCTGTACCACGCCCTCTGCTGGAGGAAGCAGGACGCAACATGAACTAAAGTACCCcagtcatggaaaacacaaaaaccCTCCTAAAACATCTTCCAGCTAATTGGCTAATAAACAGTCTCAGTGAAACTGTGAAGAAGAGGTTTTACACAAGACTTACAGTTCAGATCACGAGTTTCTGCAGATGTAACTAATTGGCTGTATGATCAAACACTCAAGTAGAGGAAACTGGATTGCAGGCTCAGATTTGAGTCTTGAACATTTTCTTGCATTACAAGGCTACACCTACACTGAGGCTGCATACTGATGAGTTTTAGAAATACTCAAACTATTAAGCAAAAGTATAGTGCCAACAGCTGACACCAAACATATGATGATATAGTACACtgcaatatacactgctcaaaaaaataaagggaacactcaaataacacaatataactccaagtaaatcaaacttctgtgaaattaaactgtccacttaggaagcaacactgattgacaatcaatttcacctgctgttgtgcaaatggaatagacaacaggtggaaattattggcaattagcaagacacactcaataaaggagtggttctgcaggtggggaccacagaccacttctcagaacctatgctgtctggctgatgttttggtcagttttgaatgttggtggtgctttcacactcgtggtagcatgagacggactctacaatccacacaagtggctcaggtagtgcagctcatccaggatggcacatcaatgcgagctgtggcaagaaggtttgctgtgtctgtcagcgtagtgtccagaggctggaggcgctaccaggggacaggccagtacaccaggagacgtggaggaggccgtaggagggcaacaacccagcagcaggaccgctacctccgcctttgtgcaagaaggaacaggaggagcactgccagagccctgcaaaatgacctccagcaggccacaaatgtgcatgtgtctgcacaaacggttagaaaccgactccatgaggatggtatgagggcccgacgtccacagatgggggttgtgctcacagcccaacaccgtgcaggacgcttggcatttgccagagaacaccaggattggcaaattcgccactggcgccttgtgctcttcacagatgaaagcaggttcacactgagcacatgacagacgtgacagagtctggagacgccgtggagagcggtctgctgcctgcaacatccttcagcatgaccggtttggcagtgggtcagtaatggtgtggggtggcatttctttggagggccgcacagccctccatgtgctcaccagaggtagcctgactgccattaggtaccgagatgagatcctcagaccccttgtgagaccatatgctggtgcggttggccctgggttcctcctaatgcaggacaatgctagacctcatgtggctagagtgtgtcagcagttcctgcaagatgaaggcattgaagctatggactggcccgcccgttccccagacctgaatccgattgagcacatctgggacatcatgtctcgctccatccaccaacgttgcaccacagactgtccaggagttggcggacgctttagtccaggtctgggaggagatccctcaggagaccatccgccacctcatcaggagcatgcccaggtgttgtagggaggtcatgcaggcacgtgtaggccacacacaatactgagcctcattttgacttgttttaaggacattacattaaagttggatcagcctgtagtgtgttttttcactttaattttgtgtgtggctccaaatccaggcctccattgtttaataaatttgatttccattgatgatttttgtgtgattttgttgtcagcacattcaactttgtacagaacaaagtattcaatgagaatatttcattcattcagatctaggatgtgttatttgagtgttccctttatttttttgagcagtgtattattCTACCAAgttgataataataaaagaaaaaataaatgtgttctggtATGTTGGCAAACAGCAGTACTGTGTTTGCTGCTCTCATGCCTTTGACAAATAAAACACAGGAGACATTTGTTTAGAGACAGTTTATTAGAAATATGTAGACAAAACCCCACTGCGCTTAACAAACTGAAGTTCCTCAACCTGCAGCATCAGGTTAGCACAACATCTTTTCGTTTTACTCACATTTGCATTGATATTAGGAGTGCAAACACAATTTGGTCAGCTATTGATAAGTTACCCTTTTGTTCTGTACAGCGGTGAAGCTCACATTGTATCACTTCTTTTTACATATATGGAAGATATCAGTGTTCAGATGCCTGCTACACTTTCGAATGTGACGAACAATGATGATACTACTGTATTGAACTCATCTTGTAAAGTGATGTGTACAGACAGGACTATGTACTTTCAACATAACTGATTTATACGTCAGCCTATTTCATGGACAAAACCCCACCTAGAATGTCTATAGAAGTGTTTATCTGTGAAGCAGAACGAGCAAGTTCATCAACTTCAAATGCAGCTATGTTTAAATCCAGTAAATGTTTTGGCTAGTATTTGCAGCTGAAAAAATATAGCACAAGCCTGAGAATGCCTGTTTTaatcccacaaaaaaaaaaaattaaattaacataaaaactgaaatgaaatttaCAGTCTGAACCAGGTCTAATGTGAATGGGGAAACGCATCATGTATCTTTTTGTCACTGGGGGTTACAACGTGTATATGCTATATAACGGACAATCTTACTGATACCCAGGGTAAAGGCGAAGATTGATCCTCTCTGCACTTCCCACCTCCACATCCACTGCTGAGTAAATGGACGATAACTAGAATCCACAAAAACATCATGGAGAACTTCAAATTGTCCATGCAGAATAAAAAGGTAAAGACAGCACTGCTGATGGCTGAAGACAGCCACCAACACAAATGGTACCACTCTGGAGTGACACTCGCGTGACACACAGAGCTTGGAAAACAGCTCAAAATGTAGGCcttgttttgtttgttgattCTCCCCCCAATAATAATCATCCTACTCATAACTAGCCTTTTTCTTCAAATAACAGTTATACGATGATCCTCGTTTCTGCCACATGACATCCTTTGCAGATTCACTCAAGATCTGGCATCTCTGTAAATGAGAGGATTAAAGTTAGTTTTATTCAAATacatacaaattaaaataaaaataaataaatgatcaataaataaataataataaaattactaaCTTTCATCATCGCTATCTGCAGATTCTTCCTGtaatttaaaacaaaagaaatattacacacatgaacattgcgtttttttttttccgccAACTATTAATCAATCAAAAAACATGTTTGGTATATGAAGTTTCATTTATTAGTTTAGCACAGGAGATGCAAAGCAGTGCAACTAAAACAGTGACTAATTTCAGCCTTATTTTACTACAATTGTAGTGTGAAATAATTGAGAGACTGTGGATTGTCCAAGTCCAATGTATGTTAGAAACTTTAGCCTAGCAACTCCTGTTGTAAAGCAGCACACATCAGATGTCGGAGGTCTCGGCTGATTGACTGCATGTGGCGTAAGTGCTAAATTATTTATAAGCTATTCCTTCATCAACTCCTTTTTTGTGTCAATAATTTGATAAACAATTTGAGATTTCTGACCATTAATAAATATCATTACACAGAGGaggataaaaatattaaattcataaGGGGTTATGTTGTGTGACAAGGAAACAATCTTACATCATCTGCACCATCCATCTCAGGCAGATCATCTTCCCCACCCATGTTGTTCATCATCTGCACAGAAACACATGAGAACATGTAATACCGTTCCCCTGGGTAAACCATATTTTATAGGAATACTCTTTAGCTATACACACCTCTGAGAAACGGTCATAGCTGGACAACTCTTCATCTGAATCATCTTCCCAGTCTTTCCAGTTATTGAAGTCAACACTGAGCCAATTAAGCtgaaaaaagacaagacaaacaGGTTTTTCAAAAATCTGCATAATTTGAGATAAACAGTTCCTATGTTTGAatcatttaaacactttaaacgcTTACCTTTGCTTTGTCTTTTGTTAACCTAGGCCACGACTTGCCAGATTCTGCTTTTTTTAGACAACAATACACAGATCTGTCTGTACGTTTGTGTTTCGACTCCTGCAAACAAAAGAAGCTGAATTCTTATCCCACAATACCTTTGCAGATGTTTTGGTGAAAAGACACTTTcacaaaaagtaaaagaaaaacagaaaactgcTTTGTGCTTACATTTGGGTCGATGGCCTCGAAAAGGTCTACTTCATTATGATATTTGACAGTATCAACTCCACCTACACAACTGAATACACAATATACAAAATGTCAGTCTATTCTAAAAAGCACAATAAGGTtaagattatattttatttacaaaaaattgaACATACCTGAAATCAAGTTTTGATTTGTCAAATTTCACTTCAACATCTCTGCTGTCTTCTACACAGAATTCGATGAAGACAGAATCCCGTCTGTCATACCACTTAGCAGTTGCTGACTGCCtgttgaaaacaaaaacaaaaattcttGGTTAAATGCATCCGTTTATGAGTGGGATGATTAATATTggcttacagacaaaaaaaaacaggcccaGTTTAAAATGCCAGACTTTCTTTTCaaacaaattactcataaattttgtaaaacatgtttaaaatgtgGAAGAAAAACCTCACAAACCTACAGaacaattaatatttatttaactacTGACAATAATTTCAGCACAATACCTGCAGTGTAACGTAATATCAAAGAGAAAACCCCAGATTAGGCTTAACGGTCCACTAAAACCTAATGTAAGGGGTTGCATCCTTTGTTTTAGGTCTGGTTTAACAGATAccatcctataggtttgtttgcTGCTAGTCAAAGAAATTAATGGCTCTTGACTTAAACAAACATCAATAACCAATCCACCCAATTACCAACTGCTGCCACCTTCaggcaaaagaaaataaaaagcaaatgtGTGGGTGGGAACCTACTAACATATGCTTCACAGTAACGTCGAGGACCAGTTAAAATCTTTCTGCTGGATGATTTTGGCCTCAGGGCTGGGCAGTGAACACCTCTAATGTAGATCAAAGCCACAGAAAACAGAACCACCCAAGTGTTTTTTATGTCTCTTTATAGAATTTCcccatcataataataataatacagtcctACTTCTTACACTTACAGAGATCCAACCAGTCTATACAGTGCAGAAGCACCTGTTAAAAGAGGATTATAATCAGTGGTGGATGAAGGACCCAGATGTAATTGACTTAAAGATGTAACTAATAagaactgaaagtaaaagtaccatGACTTATGAATgtcttctcattttttttaacaagactcTTTGTTAATAAACTTATTTTAGGTGAAAATCTGTAGGTTCCCCTTTAGCTTACCAATCTTTTAATAGACTTGGTAGCTAAAAGTAGTTCAGAACATAACTTTTACGCATTTAGATTGTGCATAACGCAGTGTAGTAAAAAGATTATCAACTATGGAATGTAGTGGAGTTAAAATAGAAAGTATACTACAGACAAGAACAACCTACAATACAAGAACATGCTGTACAGAAAAAACTGTACACCAGGGACTTTGACTTAATTTAGATTTGGATTAAAATAGGTAAAAGGAGTAGTAAATATTTCACTGCTTGGATTAATTGAATTAATGGACTAAGAGCCACCTATCCTTACCTTGGCTAACTACAGATACTGGTTATCAAATACGCTCAGCATCTAGAATGCACCAGCTGAGCAACTCTGATAAATTGCACGCCACAAACCtgataaaaatatgaatatgaatttataTGAAATATGAATTTACTGACCCTGCATGACCCTACAATTAATAGCTAGATTTGCATACTACCCTGTAAAATATATTAGACTTTAAAATACTTAagatttatttccttattttttttaggaGCGATTATCAAGTAAGAAGATAAAATGGATATCTATGGAGCATCTTTTGACTGCAAGTAAAAGACGCTGAGAGAAAAAGAAGTAGGTGGTTTAAAccgtaccagtcaaaggtttgcaCATACTTTATCTTTCAATGCTTttccttatttaatttattttctatattacaTATTAACATTAAAGATATCAGAACAATTAactgacgcatatggaattacattttaaacaaaaaaggaGTATTTGTCctccaatcccctgatctaaacctgattaactgggATGGAAAAGgaaggaaaagcaacaactattgttcagcacctccaggaactccttcatgatgctgagaaaactattacagggagactctacctcatgaagtgtgtgcagatctgtgtaaatgtgttacttagaagaatctaaagtataaaacattttctggtttgtttaatactttttgtttacagaataattatactcctgtatagctttaatatagtcttcaaaattaaaaatacattttattttctataaaaaaataataaaaaaaaacacagagtgagaaggtgtgtccaaacttttgcctggtaATGTACATGTATTAACCTTTTTATGAACAAACTTGCAATTTAAAGCCTTCTCCCAGGTTATAATGTAACTATGTCATAATGTAACATTGTATGTTAAATAGTTTATTATGTTGGGACTACGTGTTTCTTGTGTACAAAAAAGGGGCGAGATATAGTTATAATAGTGTGGATAGCTCATTCATGAATGTCAGTGAAAAAGTCCTGGATTTACACactacaaaaacaaacaatatggctttttaaaataagaaactaataataaataataataaaaaat
The Astyanax mexicanus isolate ESR-SI-001 chromosome 13, AstMex3_surface, whole genome shotgun sequence DNA segment above includes these coding regions:
- the ptges3a gene encoding prostaglandin E synthase 3, with the translated sequence MQSATAKWYDRRDSVFIEFCVEDSRDVEVKFDKSKLDFSCVGGVDTVKYHNEVDLFEAIDPNESKHKRTDRSVYCCLKKAESGKSWPRLTKDKAKLNWLSVDFNNWKDWEDDSDEELSSYDRFSEMMNNMGGEDDLPEMDGADDEESADSDDEKMPDLE